The following DNA comes from Clupea harengus chromosome 9, Ch_v2.0.2, whole genome shotgun sequence.
TTCCTGGATCCTGATCACACCTCCCACTGTCTCACACAGAccaaatatgtatgtgtgtgtgtggaagtgtctTAAGGTGTGTGTCTACTTGGTGTGGTTGCGCGGTGCAATCAGTGGGGTGCTTTCAAAGGCAGATGGGTCAGGTGAACCCATACCAGAACTCGGCCTGATCCAAAACAGGTGCAGATACCAAGCAAAGGTTTACTGTGCTGGTCTGTAAAGCATTAGCGACGCCATCTGGCCAAGACTTGAACTACAGCCTCTAAGAAAACTATCCCCAGCTGGTAGAAACACTAACAGATGTACGCTATACCTTTGCTCTAAATCAATCTGAATGAAAGTGTATGCAAAAGTATGAATTAATTCATATTCTACCTGAAATGAAATGCCCCTGGATCTGTCATATTTGGgtaaaatcttgtgatattactctaccttgtcagtctacATACTTCGGCTTCTGCCATTGTCTTTAACAGTTTCATATCTTTCAGCttgtaaacaaatacatgtgtgCACTGTCCTTAATAAAAgaacatttcattacatttattgtgttgttattgttgtagaGATTTTCACGTCTCAAGTCATTTTATTTTGAGGAGGCCGGACTTCCCCTGACGTCTTCCAGGAGTCGCTACTGGTCTTAATTACATTGTAGGACAGTGCATTGAAATAAAGGCAATAGTTTTATTATACAATACACCATTACATAAATTAAGCTAGGTCTATTATACTATACATGTGTAACGGGTccttctgcgttgtgttcttTTCTTCAATAAAAGGACCACGAACTGATGTTTTTGCTCATTtattcctgtacacacacacataacatgtagTTATCCCATATGCTAGACATTAGCCTGCTCTCTTCAATTCAGGAACCACTGACTCAAGACTCTTACAAGAATAAACCTCATGTGAAAGCACATAAAATATAGCATAAACTCTTCACACATTAGAACAATAGAGGAAACAATACATAACATACACTGAATTCAaacatacctgtacacacacataacatgtagTTATCCCATATGCTAGACATTAGCATGTTCTCTTCAATTCAGGAACTGCtgactgaagactaaacgggGTTACCTACAGACTAAACCAAATCTCTTAAAGGGACAGTACAGgttagtactcagtgtgttcaatcatcaacatttaatatatacaagatagaaaagaaagacataatcaaatcagaatgtggttacatttcattaaataaatgcaaccaaaataatacattttaactTCGTTACACATGCGTAAATCACCTAGAACGTTGGTATAGTCATCAACATATAGGCTTAGACAATAAATAATTAGGACTACATTAAGGCTATCTGAATGAAAATAAAGGCGATCAGAATTTGTATAGGTTACATCGTATGAATGAACAGTTTCTATTGACAGTGTGACGGGATTCAGATGAAGCAATAATGAAGTTGCAGAAAACAAGCTACCTAAACGTCAGCCTACTTCTTCGTGTTCGAAGCGACCTCATCATTGTAATCAGTAATATCTCAGTTTAAAGCGTTCACTTCGCACAAGCCTATTGCATCATGCATAAACTTGTTTAGAGCCGTGTGGCGACAGATATTTATGACtgacattttctctccttctgctcAGCCAAAGATTCATAAGCGTTGCTGCGACAGACTCCGTGTTAAGTCTGTGAAGATGAGCTCATAATATGATTCATggtgtcatgttgcatgttgtaatatgatGAATGATGTATTAGGTGgggttatgtgtcatgttgcattatgattaatgatgtgttaggtgagttatgtgtcatgttgcatgttgtaatatgattaatgatgtgttaggtgaggttatgtgtcatgttgcatgttgtagtaatatgattaatgatgtgttaggtgaggtaatgtgtcatgttgcatgttgtaatatgattaatgatgtgttaggtgaggttatgtgtcatgttgcatgtcTGCTTTTCCTCGTCTTCACTCTTTGCTCAAGTCTTCATCGGTCCCTGAGCCAGAGCTTGAGAATCTCTTTAGAATGCCAAGGTCAGACAGCGTCTGTCGAAAGCTTTTGCACAGGAGGAAATAGATGAGTGGATCCAGGCAGATGTTTGTGGTTGAGAGCCAGAGGGAAAAGTCCTTAGCCACCTTCAGTATTGCCCACGTGCAACTGTGCTGGTTTTTTACCTGCAGCTGAGTGTAAGGGATCCGTATAATGTGGTAAGGGGCGAAACAGACCAGGAACACAGCGAGCACGATAAATACCTTTGCGTTGGTCTTATGGTTcccttttgtgtttgttctccTGGAGTTGCGGTGCGACTGGACCACTGTCCTGGCTATGCATATGTAGAAGAACCCATTCAGAACCAGAACTATCCAGAAGATCAAGTTAAACACCCAAACCACTGCCTTGTGGAAGTTCCTCCCCGCCTGGCTCTTCATTTCCATGCAGAGCTCGGGGAGTTGTCCAAGGGTGTCCTGCTGGTCAGGACCATGGTAGGCAGGGCGCTACCACCTAGCAGGACCACCCATGTGGCGATGGAGACTGCCCAGCCAAAGAGTAGGCTCTGGCCGGGCATGCTGCCGCAGGGCCGGACGATCTTGAAGAAGCGGTCCAGGCTGATGATGCCCATGAGGATGATGCTGATGTACATGCAGTAATAGAAGATCACGCTGGAGAAACGACAGGTGAAGACCCGCAGCCCCAGAGCTGCGCCTGGCAACTCGCTGGCCGCCTTCACCGGCACGGTCAGGGTCATGAGCAGGTCGACCGCCACCAGGTTCTTCAGATACACCATGAAGGTGGTCTTGGTCTTGAGCCGCAGTAGGACCCACATCACCGTGACATTCAGCAGAAGTGCCGGGACAAAGATGAGGAAGTAAAGACTCGACAGAACCATATCGACCACGCTATGACTGATGTTGCAGTTCTCCTGTCCTTGAGCTGACGAGTTTTCTTTGTACTCAGATGCATTCATCATATCTAGACATCACAAGAGTCAAATAAAGCCAAAATGTATCTACAATAGTTTGAAAAGTCGTAGGACCTGATGAAAACAGGTTGTATTTGCAGATGTATACAACATATCTATGTAGCACATGGAACAGCATCCCCTTATTGTTTAGTGGGAGAGAGGTCCTGGTTATTTTTGACATATTTGTATCACatattaattttcttttcatcagACTTTTGAAACACTTAGAGATACAATATTCACAGACCAGAATAGAGACTAAGGAAATAATAAAGTTTGGTATACTTACATGTCTTTCGTTAGCTGTCGGAAATAAAAACAACCTGTCTCTTGTGAAATGAGCtgctcgtgtatgtgtgtgactatttgtgtatgtgagtgcttgAGTGGGCGTGGGAGTGCTTGTAAGACACACTTCCCGGAAATTCTCATCTGGGACAATTATCTACTTACGCTTGCAATCAGTCTCTAAAATCTTCTATGAATAATTTACAACActgtttaatttattttcatatcTTACTAAGGTAAATTTCTTGATCAAGTCCTGCATTTCAACTATGCTACACTCTTAAAAATAAGGGTTCTTGGGAATTCTATATAGAACCTTTTTTGGGGAtggcttttatgcctttaatcagataggacagtagagagagacaagaagcgagctggagagaaattgggagagggattgggaaatgaGTAGGGctaatgttaaaacacaaatggGATGTATCTCTGTTAATTAGTGGCCAGGGGATACAGATTTTTTAAGACATGTGCTGGCGATACTTCCATACTTCCTATGAATCAATGATTCAGAATGATAATGTATTTAGCGAGTTCTTTGAAGAGGATGCACAGCGTTCTGTCAGTTTGTCTATCACCTTCCATCTGACCACAGGCTTCCTCAAACTTTTCTGTTCACCAAAACTATCTATGAGTCTGCATTACATTTCTTTAAATAAACAGAGGAAGCCCAGAATggtcattattatcattttattaTGTTATAATACATTGCTTTTCTCTTTTGAACGAAGATGTTAAATTAAAAAAGTTATCAAATATGTGAAAATGTCATAAAAATGTGGCATATTTACATTGAACGAACCTGTAGATGGAAACATTACATTTCGCTCTAAACAGCTTATATTCGATTGCACCTGAAAGTAAAGCTTtagtgttatttatttttgactCCTAAAAATACATATCACAGTCCATTTAGACTAtaaataatgaaaaagaaaagggagaggtgGCTGTGGCTGCCTCCATCTTGTTGTTTTTTGCGGTTATGGGCGGTTCTTCTGTCACGGAATGGCAGGACGACACGGTTTGTAAGGAAGTggaagtttatttatttgtatttatagaGCACTTGTGTATAATCTAAACTGTGCGCCGTTGCGCGGGACCGAACTgagcaggggcggtttttcctacaggcggtataggcggtcgcctagggcaccactcagaggggggcgcaaaaaactgcgccagcaaaaaaaaaaacaagaattgtgtttttttttgctggacagaggtttttttgcgcccccttctatatctccaaccaatattttgacataaaaaaaaaatctaacattagggtaaaatgagccaaaaatcgaaaacggaaggggtaggCTAcatacgtccttggtgttgtcagaacatgctagcacagtgaggcgtttggttagagtgtgcgtgtgttcaagaaactttgaagaacaaaataatgaagaggcaaaagccatccggagcgcaatttaagaagaaaagaaaggaagaagaagagagaaaggtaaatccttaaatcctgttctaggctagaatgaattccagataagaaaacgttcacgaatgcgtgaattgcccccggcactttagtggagttaagaagaaaagatgtaccttatcattgaaagttttcctactccctgtcacatagttctttaaggattttacagaggcgggtacatatcaaaaatgataggtccatttattctacattatacaaaaaaacacatgattaaaataggggcgcacatataaagccaatagccagtgcaacaacactacacatatcttactcgttgcacagcacacccattaaggaagccaaacacggcaacttgtcaacaagtgaggaatactggtaaaaatccaagtgttgtattgtcaactttagcaaGTGGATTGTacgtaatcttgctagttagctaacgctagctagccagtgacttgtgacgttccttgttattgccattcagtcgaaacatcagttcaagttcagctgtaccgcaatttgcgtcattttgcgtcataaaaatttgagtaatcaaatttggacagctttagtttaggtggagcgagctagccaggttaattagacatgattcaactattcaagagctatgcatcttggaataaaaaatgtcaggctgtccaaatacaccaacatgcttaataactacataatagctacctttaacaaatgatgataatacatacttttgttaaatcattttagattcccttttagaagactaagaaaacattatttgcaggtgattgggaagatgacgtggagatgtgtgtgtgtccataaacagttgaacagggggcgtggctcgagcgtagtccagcacaggcgtgacattttctcagtgatttgttcttgaattactgtttgttcatcgtcgccatcgttgttgtgtttatgtgaaagaaattcagtcttacagggcaaaatagcgtttgaaagttgcaattccgttttcgtgggggaaattccaggagtgaagctcgcctagagggccaaatgtgctagggccgcccctggaACTGAGAACACGACGTGGAAGTCGTGGCAAAACCGAAACTAAACCGCGCTGTAGCACGGGAACAGACTATGAGTAATACGACCTGGAAGTCTTGTCGAACTCCCTGCTGTGTCGCCTGCAAGTGTTTGCTGCCGAAAGCCTGTCCCCACAGACGAGCACGTTGCTATAGCGCTTTATAAACTCGCAACATGCGCAGAATACCGTGTTGTGGGAGAAACTTTTGGCGTAAGCAAGACTACTGTC
Coding sequences within:
- the LOC116221753 gene encoding P2Y purinoceptor 13-like, giving the protein MNASEYKENSSAQGQENCNISHSVVDMVLSSLYFLIFVPALLLNVTVMWVLLRLKTKTTFMVYLKNLVAVDLLMTLTVPVKAASELPGAALGLRVFTCRFSSVIFYYCMYISIILMGIISLDRFFKIVRPCGSMPGQSLLFGWAVSIATWVVLLGGSALPTMVLTSRTPLDNSPSSAWK